A window of the Labeo rohita strain BAU-BD-2019 chromosome 1, IGBB_LRoh.1.0, whole genome shotgun sequence genome harbors these coding sequences:
- the LOC127159907 gene encoding uncharacterized protein LOC127159907, with translation MMNQVFAVISPHLEDFGSQEWVSWFTVKLTPLLPSLTPEMLQTVTSKADCDAYHVIVGALSSVFEQLTSQRQRELAPVLLAYLKQSKASGSTCGSNSSSLSTCLWQCFGRFSIYVDYEDLRGLFEGFGSFEALDLLSASQLAQLTLSSGALNNADLIGLVFDRLDGDNAFQDVDGFLAALTRTPQALDINPVVRDIMMNRVFAVISPHLEGFGSQEWVSWFTVKLIPLLPSLTPEMLQTVTSNADCDAYHVIVGALSSVFEQLTSLRQRQLTPVLLAYLKQSQASGSTCGSNSGSLSTCLWACFGKFSIYVDYEDLRGLIEGFGSVSGALDRAVLLLLPLFWPSVLHLTNGVVVVFSLAV, from the exons CCCTCCTGCCCAGCCTGACTCCAGAGATGCTCCAGACGGTAACATCGAAGGCGGACTGCGACGCGTACCACGTCAT CGTCGGGGCCCTGAGCAGCGTCTTCGAGCAGCTGACCTCGCAGAGACAACGGGAGCTCGCCCCAGTCTTGTTGGCCTACCTGAAGCAGAGCAAGGCATCGG GCTCGACCTGTGGCTCCAACAGCAGCAGCCTCAGCACGTGTCTTTGGCAATGCTTTGGCAGATTCTCCATCTACGTGGATTACGAAGACCTGCGCGGGCTCTTCGAAGGCTTTGGCAGC TTTGAGGCACTGGACCTTCTGAGCGCCTCCCAACTCGCTCAGCTGACACTAAGCTCCGGCGCGCTGAACAACGCGGACCTGATCGGCCTGGTCTTCGACCGTCTGGACGGCGACAACGCTTTCCAGGACGTCGACGGATTCTTGGCAGCTCTCACCCGGACACCGCAG GCTTTGGACATCAATCCTGTGGTGCGGGACATCATGATGAATCGGGTCTTCGCCGTCATCAGCCCACATTTGGAAGGCTTTGGGAGCCAAGAGTGGGTGTCCTGGTTCACCGTCAAACTGATTCCCCTCCTGCCCAGCCTGACGCCAGAAATGCTCCAGACAGTAACGTCGAACGCGGACTGCGACGCATACCACGTCAT CGTCGGGGCCCTGAGCAGCGTCTTCGAGCAGCTGACCTCGCTGAGACAGCGGCAGCTCACCCCAGTCTTGTTGGCCTACCTGAAGCAGAGCCAGGCATCGG GCTCGACCTGTGGGTCCAACAGCGGCAGCCTCAGCACTTGTCTTTGGGCGTGCTTCGGCAAATTCTCCATCTACGTGGACTACGAAGACCTGCGCGGGCTCATCGAAGGCTTTGGCAGCGTAAGTGGGGCCCTCGACCGCGCTGTGCTGTTGCTCCTGCCACTGTTTTGGCCGAGCGTGTTGCATCTTACAAacggtgttgttgttgttttctcccTGGCAGTTTGA
- the LOC127171648 gene encoding uncharacterized protein LOC127171648 — protein sequence MSASQVAQLTLNSGALNNADLIGLVFDRLDAGNAFRDVDEFLAALTRTPQAVDISPVVRDIMMNQVFAVISPHLEDFGSQEWVSWFTVKLTPLLPSLTPEMLQTVTSKADCDAYHVIVGALSSVFEQLTSQRQRELAPVLLAYLKQSKASGSTCGSNSSSLSTCLWQCFGRFSIYVDYEDLRGLFEGFGSVSGAPPRRRVAPATVLGKRVVSHNRSCCWFLPCSLRHWTF from the exons ATGAGCGCCTCACAAGTTGCTCAGCTGACACTAAACTCGGGCGCGCTGAACAACGCGGATCTGATCGGCCTGGTCTTTGACCGCCTGGACGCCGGCAATGCTTTCCGGGATGTTGACGAGTTCCTGGCAGCTCTGACCCGGACACCGCAG GCTGTGGACATCAGTCCTGTGGTGAGGGACATCATGATGAATCAGGTCTTCGCCGTCATCAGCCCTCATTTGGAAGACTTCGGGAGCCAAGAGTGGGTTTCCTGGTTCACCGTCAAACTGACTCCCCTCCTGCCCAGCCTGACTCCAGAGATGCTCCAGACGGTAACATCGAAGGCGGACTGCGACGCGTACCACGTCAT CGTCGGGGCCCTGAGCAGCGTCTTCGAGCAGCTGACCTCGCAGAGACAACGGGAGCTCGCCCCAGTCTTGTTGGCCTACCTGAAGCAGAGCAAGGCATCGG GCTCGACCTGTGGCTCCAACAGCAGCAGCCTCAGCACGTGTCTTTGGCAATGCTTTGGCAGATTCTCCATCTACGTGGATTACGAAGACCTGCGCGGGCTCTTCGAAGGCTTTGGCAGCGTAAGTGGGGCCCCGCCACGCCGTAGAGTGGCTCCTGCCACTGTTTTGGGCAAGCGTGTTGTTTCTCACAACCGGTCTTGTTGTTGGTTTCTCCCCTGCAGTTTGAGGCACTGGACCTTCTGA